One part of the Paenibacillus silvisoli genome encodes these proteins:
- a CDS encoding DUF2306 domain-containing protein: MIMRNKKVILPIVYVLAYLFTFYIVLQYLIYKPSQAGMVSAKLQDASFPYAVWKLFFYPHIFLGIAALLIGAYQLTKRSRQNPARHKQLGRFYGIAILVNVLVVPYIALYATGGTPSTIAFLVLDLFWLGTTAIGIRHIMGKKVLQHRQWMLRSYAITFVFVTFRIVLAIVQLSIDAPRSFTFPLAVYLSIALNLAITEWYLGKRRSRNAAQPIEGAMQHV, translated from the coding sequence ATGATTATGCGGAATAAAAAGGTTATTTTACCGATCGTGTATGTGCTGGCCTATCTGTTTACGTTCTACATCGTGCTTCAATATTTAATCTATAAGCCGAGTCAGGCGGGGATGGTGTCCGCCAAGCTGCAGGACGCTTCGTTCCCGTACGCCGTATGGAAGCTATTCTTCTATCCGCATATTTTTCTAGGTATCGCCGCGCTGCTGATTGGCGCCTATCAGCTGACGAAACGAAGCCGCCAAAATCCGGCGAGGCACAAGCAGCTGGGCAGATTCTACGGAATCGCGATTTTAGTGAACGTACTCGTCGTCCCTTATATCGCGCTGTATGCAACAGGTGGAACGCCTTCGACGATTGCTTTTCTGGTCTTGGATCTGTTCTGGCTGGGGACGACGGCGATCGGCATCCGGCACATCATGGGCAAAAAAGTGCTTCAGCACAGGCAGTGGATGCTCCGCAGCTACGCGATCACCTTCGTCTTCGTCACGTTCCGGATCGTGCTCGCGATTGTCCAGCTATCGATCGATGCGCCGCGCAGCTTCACGTTTCCGCTCGCCGTCTATCTGTCCATTGCGCTCAATTTGGCCATTACCGAATGGTATCTGGGCAAACGCCGCAGCCGTAACGCTGCTCAACCGATCGAAGGAGCGATGCAGCATGTCTAA